One genomic window of Daphnia pulex isolate KAP4 chromosome 10, ASM2113471v1 includes the following:
- the LOC124204871 gene encoding ubiquitin carboxyl-terminal hydrolase 15-like isoform X2 encodes MAEGTTASGMSETTSECSQVKDLMDQPLSDGDTWYLIDLHWFNLWKKYAGWDKWDSSNVGDLTSHPGNIDNSILMKENSKELKEHLTEDIDFALVPEPVWKLLFQWYQLAPGQEPIARKVVDHGMLTSYLRVEIYLTELKLAKYPEVEKTHLQKFSKRDTLENVEKVLREVFQIPENTNIHLWTKSSNQTYEELPMKKQSIQELSLMSNQTLVAEVQNEDGSWPRKSSYSKRSTAVVAYSSNRYSDGDSSSSRSVQPGRCGLNNLGNTCFMNSVLQCMSNTPPIQRYFLEERHWAELNKENPLGNQGEIAKAFADLLKAMWSGQHHSFPPRAFKLQVGRFAPQFSGYQQHDSQELLTFLLDGLHEDLNRILKKPYIELKDADGRSDEEVAREGWENYRKRNDSVIVDLFHGLLKSTLVCPECNKVSVTFDPTCYLSLPMPVKKERPVELYLARLDPEVKAMRYRVIVPKMGTILDLTEALSKLCGIPADHMIVADVHQHKFHQIFTNESSISQISERDVIYAYELPEKLGTPGTCCLSVYLKEVKTRNNYGYGSMFGVPFILQVPREGMDYDKLYRLIITRMKRYLKTIDEDPAAPTSADAVTNVPSSIPNSCESEMDTEEADLSLENGNEAHPMETNGIEPVANQSQPKRFFTMDLVNLSGNTSLGKLKQNGKPISLAAKNFLTCEWEPAVKEASYDAESAEDYNEDASSQQRVNVKKQVLQLKECLEVFTSIERLGADDAWYCPSCKKHVRATKKFDLWSLPEVLVIHLKRFSYTRSLRDKLDTLVEFPTRGLNMAPYIIDPNPTDAVYDLIGVCNHYGGLGGGHYTAYAKNKDDGSWYYFDDSSVSESSEDSVCSKAAYVLFYIRRNQNSRWIENVRPPLTKSSPAPVHKTHAKRNSANDSEEEMELS; translated from the exons ATGGCTGAAGGAACTACTGCTTCAGGAATGTCCGAGACTACTAGTGAATGCAGTCAGGTCAAAGATCTGATGGATCAACCTTTAAGTGATGGTgacacttg GTATCTGATTGACCTTCATTGGTTCAATTTGTGGAAGAAATATGCCGGGTGGGATAAGTGGGATTCCAGCAATGTTGGAGATCTCACTAGCCATCCTGGAAATATTGATAATTCAATTCTCATGAAAG aaaactCCAAGGAATTGAAAGAACATTTAACAGAAGATATTGATTTTGCTTTGGTCCCTGAACCAGTTTGGAAGTTGCTTTTTCAGTGGTACCAGCTTGCTCCTGGGCAGGAACCCATAGCACGAAAG GTGGTAGATCATGGGATGTTAACAAGTTACTTGAGAGTTGAAATCTACTTAACTGAGCTTAAATTAGCTAAATATCCTGAAGTAGAGAAGACACACCTACAGAAATTCAGCAAAAGAGACACACTTG aaaatgttgaaaaagtcCTTAGGGAGGTATTCCAGATCCctgaaaatacaaatattcaTCTATGGACAAAATCCAGCAATCAGACTTATGAAGAACTACCCATGAAAAAGCAATCAATCCAAGAACTAAGCCTAATGAGCAATCAAACCTTAGTGGCTGAAGTGCAAAATGAGGATGGATCTTGGCCGCGAAAGTCTTCTTATTCTAAAAG ATCAACCGCCGTTGTAGCTTATTCATCCAA tcgCTACAGCGATGGAGATTCATCGAGTTCCCGTTCCGTACAACCTGGTCGTTGTGGGCTAAATAATCTGGGAAACACTTGCTTTATGAATTCTGTGTTACAA TGTATGTCAAACACTCCGCCAATTCAACGCTATTTTCTAGAGGAGCGTCATTGGGCTGAATTAAACAAGGAGAATCCTCTGGGCAATCAAGGCGAAATTGCGAAAGCATTTGCTGATCTTTTAAAAGCAATGTGGTCTGGTCAACACCATTCCTTTCCACCTAGAGCATTCAAG TTGCAAGTCGGTAGATTTGCTCCGCAGTTTTCAGGGTATCAGCAACATGACTCACAGGAATTACTAACCTTTCTCCTGGATGGCTTACACGAAGATTTGAATCGGATTTTGAAGAAGCCTTACATTGAACTCAAGGACGCTGACGGGCGTTCAGACGAG GAAGTGGCTCGTGAAGGTTGGGAAAACTACCGAAAACGTAACGATTCCGTGATAGTTGACCTCTTCCATGGATTGTTGAAATCAACATTGGTCTGCCCGGAGTGCAACAAAGTCTCGGTTACCTTTGACCCAACTTGTTATTTATCTTTACCAATGCcagtgaaaaaggaaagaccAGTCGAATTATATTTGGCACGCTTAGACCCTGAGGTGAAGGCTATGCGCTATCGAGTGATTGTGCCGAAAATGGGTACAATATTAGATTTGACTGAAGCCTTATCTAAGCTCTGTGGAATTCCGGCTGATCACATGATTGTAGCTGATGTCCATCAGCATAAATTCCACCAGATCTTTACAAACGAAAGCAGTATTTCTCAAATCAGTGAGCGTGATGTCATCTATGC GTATGAATTGCCGGAAAAACTGGGTACACCTGGCACTTGCTGTCTGAGTGTCTATTTAAAAGAAGTGAAAACAAGGAACAATTACGGTTACGGCAGCATGTTCGGTGTTCCCTTTATTCTTCAAGTGCCTCGTGAGGGAATGGACTACGATAAGCTGTACCGGCTGATAATTACTCGGATGAAACGTTACTTAAAAACAATCGATGAAGATCCAGCAGCTCCAACATCAGCTGATGCGGTCACGAATGTACCGTCTAGTATCCCGAACTCTTGTGAGAGTGAGATGGACACTGAAGAAGCCGACTTATCCCTCGAAAACGGCAATGAAGCGCATCCCATGGAAACCAATGGAATAGAGCCTGTTGCAAATCAGTCCCAACCCAAGCGATTCTTCACTATGGATTTGGTCAACTTAAGCGGGAATACGAGCCTTGGCAAACTTAAGCAAAATGGAAAGCCCATTTCTCTTGCCG CCAAAAACTTCTTAACCTGCGAATGGGAACCAGCTGTTAAGGAAGCTAGTTATGACGCCGAATCTGCCGAAGACTATAATGAAGATGCATCTTCACAACAAAGAGTAAATGTTAAAAAGCAAGTCCTTCAGCTTAAGGAGTGCCTTGAAGTTTTTACTTCTATTGAACGTCTTGGGGCTGATGATGCATG GTACTGTCCTTCCTGTAAAAAACATGTGCGAGCGACTAAGAAATTTGACTTGTGGTCTTTACCCGAAGTACTTGTCATTCATTTAAAACGCTTTTCGTACACGCGATCCCTGCGAGATAAATTGGACACGTTGGTAGAATTTCCAACTCGCGGATTGAATATGGCCCCTTATATTATCGATCCGAACCCGACTGATGCCGTTTACGATCTAATCGGAGTCTGTAACCATTATGGAGGACTGGGCGGCGGTCACT aTACTGCGTACGCTAAGAACAAAGATGATGGAAGTTGGTACTACTTTGATGATAGTAGTGTCTCTGAATCTAGCGAGGATTCCGTCTGC tcGAAAGCTGCCTATGTCTTGTTCTATATTCGGCGGAACCAAAATAGCCGGTGGATTGAAAATGTAAGACCTCCATTGACGAAGTCTTCCCCAGCACCCGTCCACAAGACGCACGCGAAGCGAAATTCAGCAAATGACAGCGAGGAGGAAATGGAATTAAGTTGA
- the LOC124204871 gene encoding ubiquitin carboxyl-terminal hydrolase 15-like isoform X1, translating into MLHMVPKNMAEGTTASGMSETTSECSQVKDLMDQPLSDGDTWYLIDLHWFNLWKKYAGWDKWDSSNVGDLTSHPGNIDNSILMKENSKELKEHLTEDIDFALVPEPVWKLLFQWYQLAPGQEPIARKVVDHGMLTSYLRVEIYLTELKLAKYPEVEKTHLQKFSKRDTLENVEKVLREVFQIPENTNIHLWTKSSNQTYEELPMKKQSIQELSLMSNQTLVAEVQNEDGSWPRKSSYSKRSTAVVAYSSNRYSDGDSSSSRSVQPGRCGLNNLGNTCFMNSVLQCMSNTPPIQRYFLEERHWAELNKENPLGNQGEIAKAFADLLKAMWSGQHHSFPPRAFKLQVGRFAPQFSGYQQHDSQELLTFLLDGLHEDLNRILKKPYIELKDADGRSDEEVAREGWENYRKRNDSVIVDLFHGLLKSTLVCPECNKVSVTFDPTCYLSLPMPVKKERPVELYLARLDPEVKAMRYRVIVPKMGTILDLTEALSKLCGIPADHMIVADVHQHKFHQIFTNESSISQISERDVIYAYELPEKLGTPGTCCLSVYLKEVKTRNNYGYGSMFGVPFILQVPREGMDYDKLYRLIITRMKRYLKTIDEDPAAPTSADAVTNVPSSIPNSCESEMDTEEADLSLENGNEAHPMETNGIEPVANQSQPKRFFTMDLVNLSGNTSLGKLKQNGKPISLAAKNFLTCEWEPAVKEASYDAESAEDYNEDASSQQRVNVKKQVLQLKECLEVFTSIERLGADDAWYCPSCKKHVRATKKFDLWSLPEVLVIHLKRFSYTRSLRDKLDTLVEFPTRGLNMAPYIIDPNPTDAVYDLIGVCNHYGGLGGGHYTAYAKNKDDGSWYYFDDSSVSESSEDSVCSKAAYVLFYIRRNQNSRWIENVRPPLTKSSPAPVHKTHAKRNSANDSEEEMELS; encoded by the exons ATGTTACACATGGTGCCCAAGA ACATGGCTGAAGGAACTACTGCTTCAGGAATGTCCGAGACTACTAGTGAATGCAGTCAGGTCAAAGATCTGATGGATCAACCTTTAAGTGATGGTgacacttg GTATCTGATTGACCTTCATTGGTTCAATTTGTGGAAGAAATATGCCGGGTGGGATAAGTGGGATTCCAGCAATGTTGGAGATCTCACTAGCCATCCTGGAAATATTGATAATTCAATTCTCATGAAAG aaaactCCAAGGAATTGAAAGAACATTTAACAGAAGATATTGATTTTGCTTTGGTCCCTGAACCAGTTTGGAAGTTGCTTTTTCAGTGGTACCAGCTTGCTCCTGGGCAGGAACCCATAGCACGAAAG GTGGTAGATCATGGGATGTTAACAAGTTACTTGAGAGTTGAAATCTACTTAACTGAGCTTAAATTAGCTAAATATCCTGAAGTAGAGAAGACACACCTACAGAAATTCAGCAAAAGAGACACACTTG aaaatgttgaaaaagtcCTTAGGGAGGTATTCCAGATCCctgaaaatacaaatattcaTCTATGGACAAAATCCAGCAATCAGACTTATGAAGAACTACCCATGAAAAAGCAATCAATCCAAGAACTAAGCCTAATGAGCAATCAAACCTTAGTGGCTGAAGTGCAAAATGAGGATGGATCTTGGCCGCGAAAGTCTTCTTATTCTAAAAG ATCAACCGCCGTTGTAGCTTATTCATCCAA tcgCTACAGCGATGGAGATTCATCGAGTTCCCGTTCCGTACAACCTGGTCGTTGTGGGCTAAATAATCTGGGAAACACTTGCTTTATGAATTCTGTGTTACAA TGTATGTCAAACACTCCGCCAATTCAACGCTATTTTCTAGAGGAGCGTCATTGGGCTGAATTAAACAAGGAGAATCCTCTGGGCAATCAAGGCGAAATTGCGAAAGCATTTGCTGATCTTTTAAAAGCAATGTGGTCTGGTCAACACCATTCCTTTCCACCTAGAGCATTCAAG TTGCAAGTCGGTAGATTTGCTCCGCAGTTTTCAGGGTATCAGCAACATGACTCACAGGAATTACTAACCTTTCTCCTGGATGGCTTACACGAAGATTTGAATCGGATTTTGAAGAAGCCTTACATTGAACTCAAGGACGCTGACGGGCGTTCAGACGAG GAAGTGGCTCGTGAAGGTTGGGAAAACTACCGAAAACGTAACGATTCCGTGATAGTTGACCTCTTCCATGGATTGTTGAAATCAACATTGGTCTGCCCGGAGTGCAACAAAGTCTCGGTTACCTTTGACCCAACTTGTTATTTATCTTTACCAATGCcagtgaaaaaggaaagaccAGTCGAATTATATTTGGCACGCTTAGACCCTGAGGTGAAGGCTATGCGCTATCGAGTGATTGTGCCGAAAATGGGTACAATATTAGATTTGACTGAAGCCTTATCTAAGCTCTGTGGAATTCCGGCTGATCACATGATTGTAGCTGATGTCCATCAGCATAAATTCCACCAGATCTTTACAAACGAAAGCAGTATTTCTCAAATCAGTGAGCGTGATGTCATCTATGC GTATGAATTGCCGGAAAAACTGGGTACACCTGGCACTTGCTGTCTGAGTGTCTATTTAAAAGAAGTGAAAACAAGGAACAATTACGGTTACGGCAGCATGTTCGGTGTTCCCTTTATTCTTCAAGTGCCTCGTGAGGGAATGGACTACGATAAGCTGTACCGGCTGATAATTACTCGGATGAAACGTTACTTAAAAACAATCGATGAAGATCCAGCAGCTCCAACATCAGCTGATGCGGTCACGAATGTACCGTCTAGTATCCCGAACTCTTGTGAGAGTGAGATGGACACTGAAGAAGCCGACTTATCCCTCGAAAACGGCAATGAAGCGCATCCCATGGAAACCAATGGAATAGAGCCTGTTGCAAATCAGTCCCAACCCAAGCGATTCTTCACTATGGATTTGGTCAACTTAAGCGGGAATACGAGCCTTGGCAAACTTAAGCAAAATGGAAAGCCCATTTCTCTTGCCG CCAAAAACTTCTTAACCTGCGAATGGGAACCAGCTGTTAAGGAAGCTAGTTATGACGCCGAATCTGCCGAAGACTATAATGAAGATGCATCTTCACAACAAAGAGTAAATGTTAAAAAGCAAGTCCTTCAGCTTAAGGAGTGCCTTGAAGTTTTTACTTCTATTGAACGTCTTGGGGCTGATGATGCATG GTACTGTCCTTCCTGTAAAAAACATGTGCGAGCGACTAAGAAATTTGACTTGTGGTCTTTACCCGAAGTACTTGTCATTCATTTAAAACGCTTTTCGTACACGCGATCCCTGCGAGATAAATTGGACACGTTGGTAGAATTTCCAACTCGCGGATTGAATATGGCCCCTTATATTATCGATCCGAACCCGACTGATGCCGTTTACGATCTAATCGGAGTCTGTAACCATTATGGAGGACTGGGCGGCGGTCACT aTACTGCGTACGCTAAGAACAAAGATGATGGAAGTTGGTACTACTTTGATGATAGTAGTGTCTCTGAATCTAGCGAGGATTCCGTCTGC tcGAAAGCTGCCTATGTCTTGTTCTATATTCGGCGGAACCAAAATAGCCGGTGGATTGAAAATGTAAGACCTCCATTGACGAAGTCTTCCCCAGCACCCGTCCACAAGACGCACGCGAAGCGAAATTCAGCAAATGACAGCGAGGAGGAAATGGAATTAAGTTGA
- the LOC124204879 gene encoding adhesive plaque matrix protein-like isoform X2, with translation MKFFVLAAVFAVAAASSYKAAEYAPKYEAKYEEVTYAPQPYSFEYDVQDKESYNDFVHSEKSDYNVVTGSYRVALPDGRTQIVSYKADASGYNADVKYEGEAQYPEEPKYKAASYPAPAYAAPAYPAPAYKAPAYPAPAYKAPEYKAPAPAYKAPTYSAPAYKAPTYSASAYKAPAYKPAPAYPKY, from the exons ATGAAG TTCTTCGTTCTCGCTGCCGTTTTCGCCGTTGCTGCCGCCAGTTCTTACAAGGCTGCCGAATACGCACCCAAATACGAAGCTAAATACGAGGAAGTCACTTAT GCCCCCCAGCCATACAGCTTCGAATACGACGTCCAGGATAAGGAATCTTACAACGACTTTGTCCACTCCGAGAAATCCGACTACAACGTCGTCACCGGATCTTACCGTGTTGCTCTTCCCGATGGCCGCACCCAAATCGTCTCCTACAAGGCTGACGCTTCCGGATACAACGCCGATGTGAAATACGAAGGCGAAGCTCAGTACCCCGAAGAGCCCAAATACAAGGCTGCTTCCTACCCTGCCCCAGCCTA TGCTGCCCCAGCCTACCCCGCCCCAGCTTACAAAGCCCCAGCCTACCCCGCTCCCGCCTACAAGGCTCCCGAATACAAAGCCCCAGCTCCCGCCTACAAGGCTCCTACTTACTCCGCTCCCGCATACAAAGCTCCCACTTACTCCGCTTCTGCCTACAAAGCCCCAGCCTACAAGCCCGCTCCTGCCTACCCTAAATACTAG
- the LOC124204879 gene encoding adhesive plaque matrix protein-like isoform X1 → MKFFVLAAVFAVAAASSYKAAEYAPKYEAKYEEVTYAPQPYSFEYDVQDKESYNDFVHSEKSDYNVVTGSYRVALPDGRTQIVSYKADASGYNADVKYEGEAQYPEEPKYKAASYPAPAYSAPAYKAPAYPAAPAYPAPAYKAPAYPAPAYKAPEYKAPAPAYKAPTYSAPAYKAPTYSASAYKAPAYKPAPAYPKY, encoded by the exons ATGAAG TTCTTCGTTCTCGCTGCCGTTTTCGCCGTTGCTGCCGCCAGTTCTTACAAGGCTGCCGAATACGCACCCAAATACGAAGCTAAATACGAGGAAGTCACTTAT GCCCCCCAGCCATACAGCTTCGAATACGACGTCCAGGATAAGGAATCTTACAACGACTTTGTCCACTCCGAGAAATCCGACTACAACGTCGTCACCGGATCTTACCGTGTTGCTCTTCCCGATGGCCGCACCCAAATCGTCTCCTACAAGGCTGACGCTTCCGGATACAACGCCGATGTGAAATACGAAGGCGAAGCTCAGTACCCCGAAGAGCCCAAATACAAGGCTGCTTCCTACCCTGCCCCAGCCTACTCTGCCCCGGCCTACAAAGCCCCAGCTTACCCTGCTGCCCCAGCCTACCCCGCCCCAGCTTACAAAGCCCCAGCCTACCCCGCTCCCGCCTACAAGGCTCCCGAATACAAAGCCCCAGCTCCCGCCTACAAGGCTCCTACTTACTCCGCTCCCGCATACAAAGCTCCCACTTACTCCGCTTCTGCCTACAAAGCCCCAGCCTACAAGCCCGCTCCTGCCTACCCTAAATACTAG